Proteins co-encoded in one Acidobacteriota bacterium genomic window:
- a CDS encoding S9 family peptidase — protein sequence MRLTVILLIGVIACPGLSARTITFDDLYGLPRCEDVQISPDGERVVFVLNTADLGNNTSQSHLWIMSDVGDDLRQLTFGPSSNWHPRWSSDGRSLLFLSDRGGDDQVWLLPIQGGEAGQVTDLGTGVEEFACSPSGDNLMLVSRVFPDCRTDSCNRARLAWQEENPEQPRLYDRLLFRRYDHWDDGRINKLFLTHHSGKARQMPVAGPFDAPTSLLGGYGDFTFSHDGEEACFSMSADSMPAVCVNNDLWVVRLPEGEPVRLTAYPGQEVSPRYSPDGRYLAFHKTERAAYESDQYDLVIRNRRDSGEINLTSAFDRSVGEYAWSPDSRYIYFAAIEHGFRKIWRVEIESSGMEMLLDSAVYGDLCMSPDGKYLVVHRSLPDQPGELYRFDLDTRSLTRLTRFTDNIAGELKMSRADDFWFAGALGDSVQGFITTPPGFDPTRTYPLVLLIHGGPQWCWLRDFNYYGWNTQLVAAQGYVVVQVNPHGSIGYGRTFKEYVSGNWGKGDFEDLMKGVDYVVDNFAYVDSSRMAALGRSFGGFMVNWICGHTDRFTCLVSVDGTSNHLSNYGSTDELWFPESEFDGTPWTNRQEYVRSSPLTYAESFRTPTMVIHGQGDYRVDLSEGLQMFTALQRMGVPSRLLCFPDEGHQVQKLGNLRYVYEKQFEWLARWLTPR from the coding sequence ATGAGGCTGACCGTTATCCTGTTGATCGGCGTTATTGCCTGCCCGGGGCTCTCGGCGAGAACAATCACGTTTGACGACCTGTACGGCCTTCCACGGTGCGAAGATGTGCAGATATCGCCGGACGGAGAGCGAGTCGTGTTTGTCCTGAATACGGCGGACCTGGGAAACAATACCAGCCAGAGCCACCTGTGGATCATGAGCGATGTCGGCGACGATCTGCGGCAACTCACGTTCGGGCCGTCGAGTAATTGGCACCCGCGATGGTCGAGCGACGGTCGGTCACTGCTGTTTCTCTCCGATCGCGGGGGCGATGACCAGGTATGGCTCCTGCCGATACAGGGAGGTGAGGCCGGGCAAGTTACAGACCTGGGCACCGGCGTGGAGGAATTCGCCTGCTCTCCGTCGGGCGACAACCTCATGCTCGTGTCCCGCGTCTTTCCGGACTGTCGGACCGACAGTTGCAACCGGGCTCGCCTGGCGTGGCAGGAGGAAAATCCTGAGCAGCCTCGGCTGTACGACCGTCTGCTGTTCCGCCGCTATGATCACTGGGATGATGGACGGATAAACAAGCTGTTTCTTACGCATCATTCGGGCAAGGCTCGTCAAATGCCGGTTGCCGGTCCGTTTGACGCGCCGACCTCCCTTCTCGGCGGCTACGGTGACTTCACTTTCTCCCACGACGGAGAAGAAGCCTGTTTTTCCATGAGCGCCGACTCGATGCCGGCGGTGTGCGTAAACAACGACCTCTGGGTGGTCCGCCTGCCGGAGGGCGAACCGGTCAGGTTGACTGCCTACCCGGGTCAGGAAGTCTCGCCGCGGTATTCGCCGGACGGACGGTACCTTGCCTTCCACAAGACGGAGCGGGCCGCCTACGAGTCCGACCAGTATGACCTCGTGATTCGCAACCGGCGTGATTCCGGCGAGATAAACCTGACGTCGGCGTTTGACCGTTCGGTGGGCGAGTACGCATGGTCGCCGGACTCGCGTTATATCTATTTTGCCGCCATTGAGCACGGGTTCAGGAAGATCTGGCGGGTCGAAATCGAATCCAGCGGGATGGAGATGCTCCTTGACAGCGCGGTCTACGGTGACTTGTGCATGTCTCCGGACGGAAAGTACCTGGTCGTTCACAGATCGCTTCCCGACCAGCCGGGTGAGTTGTACCGGTTTGACCTGGACACTCGCTCGTTGACTCGTCTGACCCGCTTCACGGACAACATAGCGGGCGAGCTGAAGATGAGCCGCGCCGACGACTTCTGGTTTGCCGGGGCGCTTGGTGACTCCGTGCAGGGTTTCATTACCACACCACCCGGCTTCGATCCGACCCGCACGTATCCGCTCGTGCTGCTCATTCACGGCGGACCGCAATGGTGCTGGCTGCGTGATTTCAACTATTACGGCTGGAATACCCAATTGGTGGCCGCCCAGGGGTACGTGGTGGTGCAGGTCAATCCCCACGGCAGTATCGGGTACGGCCGAACCTTCAAGGAATACGTGTCCGGCAACTGGGGAAAGGGAGATTTCGAGGACCTGATGAAGGGTGTGGATTACGTCGTCGACAACTTTGCGTACGTAGACTCATCGCGGATGGCCGCTCTGGGACGTTCGTTTGGCGGTTTCATGGTCAACTGGATCTGTGGCCATACCGACAGGTTCACGTGCCTGGTCAGTGTTGACGGGACCAGCAATCACCTCAGTAACTACGGCTCAACCGATGAGTTGTGGTTCCCGGAATCGGAATTTGACGGCACGCCGTGGACGAACCGGCAGGAGTACGTGCGGTCATCTCCGCTGACGTACGCGGAAAGCTTCAGGACCCCCACCATGGTGATCCACGGGCAAGGCGATTACCGCGTTGACCTCAGCGAAGGTTTGCAGATGTTCACGGCGCTTCAGAGGATGGGTGTGCCGTCCCGGCTTCTCTGTTTTCCGGACGAAGGCCACCAGGTGCAAAAGCTCGGCAACCTCCGCTACGTCTATGAAAAGCAGTTCGAATGGCTGGCGCGATGGCTGACGCCCAGGTGA
- a CDS encoding zf-HC2 domain-containing protein gives MSCRQYTDKLALLATGDLEPAEKRELEQHLKECSACRAELEELRVVVAMFEPGGADGLTEIERLRLENEIYRKLAARPPTGLSTQKASRVISTLVRIAAAIAIFALGYAAHPLFTAPGRPEASVAQLVESRGSIPENWQASASGLRLSPNGLRAIARGTTALAPQ, from the coding sequence GTGAGTTGCAGGCAGTACACGGATAAGCTGGCTTTACTGGCCACGGGTGATCTCGAGCCTGCCGAAAAGCGGGAGCTTGAGCAGCATTTGAAAGAGTGTTCGGCTTGCCGGGCCGAACTGGAAGAGTTGCGCGTGGTGGTTGCCATGTTTGAACCGGGGGGCGCCGACGGCCTGACGGAGATTGAACGGCTGCGGCTGGAAAACGAGATATACCGCAAGCTCGCTGCACGCCCGCCCACCGGACTGAGCACGCAGAAAGCCTCCAGGGTGATCTCGACCTTGGTACGGATTGCCGCTGCCATAGCAATCTTCGCTCTCGGGTACGCAGCGCACCCGTTGTTCACGGCACCCGGTCGGCCCGAAGCGTCGGTGGCGCAGCTCGTCGAGTCACGGGGCAGTATCCCGGAGAACTGGCAGGCATCAGCGTCGGGACTGAGGTTATCACCGAACGGGCTGCGCGCAATCGCCAGGGGCACGACGGCGCTGGCACCGCAGTGA
- a CDS encoding archease codes for MGRFEFIDHTADIAIKAYGRSLEEAFAVAAEAMFAIITDGSTTVEPEEEISLSVESLDREGLLVGFLSQLIVLHEADGWVFGRFQVSLEDERHLTAVVRGEKYVPEKHGRGTQVKGVSYHMMEIVDGTPAKPGYVQVLFDI; via the coding sequence ATGGGACGGTTTGAATTCATTGACCACACGGCGGATATCGCGATCAAGGCGTATGGCCGGTCGCTCGAGGAAGCGTTCGCTGTCGCCGCCGAGGCGATGTTTGCGATCATTACGGACGGCTCTACAACAGTAGAGCCGGAAGAGGAGATATCTCTGAGCGTCGAGTCGCTCGACCGGGAGGGTCTGCTTGTCGGTTTCCTGTCGCAGCTGATTGTCCTGCACGAGGCTGACGGGTGGGTCTTCGGCAGGTTTCAGGTATCGCTCGAAGATGAACGTCACCTGACGGCCGTGGTCCGCGGCGAAAAATATGTGCCCGAAAAGCATGGTCGCGGCACACAGGTCAAAGGTGTATCGTATCATATGATGGAGATCGTTGACGGCACGCCGGCCAAACCCGGTTACGTCCAGGTGCTGTTCGACATCTGA
- a CDS encoding sigma-70 family RNA polymerase sigma factor, translating to MAEDITEAVREFSGGVFRLACRIVSDREEALDLTQEAFVRVFQGRRSRDGGKLKAYLYRTAFNLALNSKRNRLRRNAAEGSLAEAVAAQAPEQPDRVFETAETASRVNRAVESLSGRQREAVTLRFYADLTLAEVARVMGVSQGSVKIHLARGLRNLKKCLHGAMGKERL from the coding sequence GTGGCTGAGGACATAACCGAGGCAGTTCGTGAGTTTTCCGGCGGCGTGTTCCGTCTGGCCTGCCGGATCGTCTCTGACAGGGAAGAGGCTCTCGACCTCACACAGGAAGCGTTTGTAAGAGTCTTCCAGGGTCGCAGGAGCAGGGACGGCGGCAAACTGAAGGCGTACCTGTACCGCACGGCGTTCAATCTTGCGCTCAACAGCAAGAGGAACCGACTGAGAAGGAATGCAGCAGAGGGTTCTCTTGCGGAAGCCGTTGCGGCGCAGGCTCCCGAGCAGCCGGACCGCGTGTTCGAGACCGCCGAGACGGCGTCCCGTGTCAACCGGGCCGTAGAGTCGCTGTCAGGCAGGCAGAGGGAGGCCGTAACGCTGAGATTCTATGCCGATCTTACGCTGGCCGAGGTTGCCCGCGTTATGGGCGTTTCACAGGGGTCGGTGAAAATCCACCTGGCCAGAGGTCTGCGGAATTTGAAGAAGTGTTTGCACGGTGCGATGGGAAAGGAGAGACTGTGA
- a CDS encoding nucleoside-triphosphatase — MVKTNVLITGLPGVGKTTLIRSLCRSLRSLHPVGFYTEEIRERGVRRGFALVGLDGAKSVLSHTDIASPHRVGKYRVDVPGFEEFLDGMGLLGTADRLVIIDEIGKMECLSAGFRDLLDRLLKSEKLLLATIALKGGGIMEATKRRPDAVLFEMTRHNRDSLHAQIVAYLEQHILR; from the coding sequence ATGGTCAAAACCAACGTTCTTATCACCGGCCTTCCGGGGGTGGGTAAGACGACCTTGATCAGGTCGCTGTGCCGGAGCCTGCGCTCACTTCATCCGGTCGGCTTCTACACCGAAGAGATACGGGAGCGCGGCGTCCGCCGGGGATTCGCGCTCGTGGGTCTGGACGGCGCGAAGAGCGTTCTGTCGCACACGGATATTGCGAGCCCGCACCGAGTGGGCAAGTATCGTGTGGATGTCCCGGGGTTTGAAGAATTTCTCGACGGCATGGGTTTGCTCGGCACGGCCGACCGGCTGGTGATAATCGATGAAATAGGAAAAATGGAGTGCCTGTCGGCCGGATTCAGAGACCTCCTCGACCGGCTGTTGAAATCGGAGAAGCTCCTGCTGGCCACTATCGCACTGAAGGGCGGCGGTATCATGGAGGCGACGAAACGGCGGCCCGACGCAGTCCTCTTCGAAATGACGCGACATAACAGGGATTCTCTGCATGCTCAAATTGTGGCCTATCTCGAACAGCACATCCTTCGTTGA
- a CDS encoding nitrophenyl compound nitroreductase subunit ArsF family protein — translation MRSWSPVAAIVLALIFAGASHLVADNPDPQPVTPATQEVSAAADSAGASTDTAQGKQPDTVSPSVVAYYFHGNRRCSNCRKLEAYSREAIETGFADELKTGALEFRVINTDEPENKHYIVDYQLYTKSLVISDVVNGEQARWKNLQGVWQYLGDKAAFLKYVETEVRAYLRKS, via the coding sequence ATGAGATCCTGGTCACCTGTCGCAGCCATAGTCCTTGCCCTGATCTTTGCCGGAGCATCGCACCTTGTGGCCGACAACCCGGACCCGCAACCGGTAACACCGGCCACTCAGGAAGTATCGGCGGCGGCCGATTCAGCCGGTGCCTCGACCGACACGGCACAGGGCAAACAGCCCGATACCGTTTCGCCCAGCGTGGTAGCGTATTATTTCCACGGCAACCGGCGGTGCTCAAACTGCCGGAAACTCGAGGCGTACTCCCGGGAGGCCATCGAGACGGGATTTGCAGACGAACTGAAAACCGGCGCCTTGGAGTTCCGGGTCATCAACACCGACGAGCCCGAAAACAAGCACTACATCGTTGACTACCAGCTGTATACAAAATCGCTCGTGATTTCAGACGTGGTGAACGGCGAGCAGGCGAGGTGGAAAAACCTCCAGGGAGTGTGGCAGTATCTCGGCGACAAGGCGGCGTTCCTGAAGTACGTAGAGACTGAGGTTCGCGCTTACTTGAGAAAAAGCTGA
- a CDS encoding permease: MNWKNELRPLTLITAVFLVCFYLPVGQTRFDNAISEALALVKWYAREHVILCLIPAFFIAGAIGVFISQTSVMKYLGAGARKVLAYGVASVSGTILAVCSCTVLPLFAGIYRMGAGLGPATTFLYSGPAINILAIILTARVLGLQLGVARAVGAVVFSIVIGLLMHAFFRREEIEKVKAQLGAEEPQVKRSLWQNALYFAAMVAILVFANWGKPEATSGLWYAVYSSKWVITSAVAVILAVMLVIWFRLRWWKVLAATAPPAVLALTVPHEPLIPFAAAVIGLSVITGKSGGETEEWFDQTWGFAKQILPLLFIGVVVAGVLLGRPGQEGIIPSEWISRSVGGNSLGANLFASVAGAFMYFATLTEVPILQGLIGNGMGKGPALALLLAGPALSLPNMLVIRSVMGTRKTVTFVTLVVVMATITGMIYGAIS; this comes from the coding sequence ATGAACTGGAAGAACGAGTTAAGACCGCTCACCCTGATTACGGCCGTTTTCTTGGTCTGCTTTTACCTTCCGGTCGGCCAGACGCGCTTTGACAACGCCATCTCGGAGGCGCTCGCGCTCGTCAAGTGGTATGCGCGAGAACACGTGATCCTGTGTCTTATCCCCGCCTTTTTCATCGCCGGCGCGATTGGTGTTTTTATCAGTCAGACGTCGGTCATGAAATACCTCGGGGCGGGCGCCCGGAAAGTCCTGGCCTACGGTGTGGCCTCGGTATCCGGCACCATTCTGGCCGTCTGCTCGTGCACCGTTCTGCCGCTGTTCGCGGGCATATACCGCATGGGCGCCGGGCTCGGCCCCGCGACCACGTTCCTGTACTCGGGTCCGGCGATCAACATCCTGGCCATCATCCTTACCGCCCGGGTCCTGGGCCTGCAACTCGGTGTGGCTCGCGCCGTCGGAGCCGTGGTTTTCAGCATCGTTATCGGCCTGCTGATGCACGCCTTCTTCAGGCGCGAAGAGATCGAAAAAGTGAAGGCACAACTCGGAGCTGAAGAGCCGCAAGTCAAACGATCCCTGTGGCAGAACGCCCTGTACTTTGCCGCCATGGTGGCCATACTCGTTTTCGCCAACTGGGGAAAGCCCGAGGCGACGTCAGGTTTATGGTACGCCGTTTACTCGTCCAAATGGGTCATTACATCCGCCGTCGCCGTTATTCTGGCCGTCATGCTGGTAATCTGGTTCCGGCTGAGGTGGTGGAAAGTACTGGCAGCCACGGCACCGCCGGCCGTTCTCGCGCTGACCGTTCCGCACGAGCCGCTCATACCGTTCGCCGCCGCCGTGATAGGCCTGTCCGTCATCACCGGCAAGAGCGGCGGCGAGACCGAAGAGTGGTTCGACCAAACGTGGGGATTCGCCAAACAGATATTGCCGTTGCTGTTTATCGGAGTCGTCGTGGCCGGGGTTCTTCTCGGCCGGCCGGGACAGGAAGGCATCATTCCGTCCGAATGGATCAGCCGGTCGGTGGGAGGCAATTCACTCGGCGCCAACCTGTTCGCGTCCGTGGCCGGGGCGTTCATGTACTTTGCGACCCTTACCGAGGTCCCCATATTGCAGGGCCTGATAGGAAACGGTATGGGCAAAGGGCCCGCACTGGCCCTGCTCCTGGCCGGTCCCGCCCTGTCGCTGCCGAACATGCTCGTCATCCGGAGCGTGATGGGTACGAGAAAGACAGTGACGTTTGTGACGCTGGTGGTGGTGATGGCCACCATCACCGGCATGATATACGGAGCAATTTCGTGA
- a CDS encoding thioredoxin family protein, with protein MTKIQILGPGCARCVRLYEAAQEAARDLGLQCEFEKVTDIQRITSFGVMMTPALVVDGDIKVSGKVPSVEEIKKILAPA; from the coding sequence ATGACGAAAATCCAGATCCTCGGACCGGGCTGTGCCAGATGTGTGAGACTATACGAGGCCGCGCAGGAGGCCGCCAGAGACCTGGGGCTGCAGTGCGAGTTCGAAAAGGTCACCGACATTCAACGGATAACCTCGTTCGGCGTGATGATGACGCCCGCCCTCGTCGTGGACGGCGATATCAAGGTCAGCGGTAAAGTCCCGTCGGTCGAGGAGATCAAGAAAATCCTGGCGCCGGCGTAG
- a CDS encoding aromatic aminobenezylarsenical efflux permease ArsG family transporter, with amino-acid sequence MDPFLLGAASACWLGILTSISPCPLATNIAAISYVGKRVDSPSLVLLSGLMYMAGRVLVYLVLGILLVASLLSVPELSYFLQNNINAVLGPVLIVAGLFLLEVVRLKFAGPGISRRIQERVAGWGLWGALLLGIVFALSFCPISAALFFGSLIPLAVKQGSRFIFPSLYGLGTGFPVFIFAILIAFGAHSIGRAFNRLTQFELWARRVTGLVFIVVGLYYTLVYDFGLPL; translated from the coding sequence ATGGATCCCTTCCTGCTGGGTGCCGCCTCCGCCTGCTGGCTCGGCATTCTCACGTCAATCAGCCCCTGTCCGCTGGCCACGAATATCGCCGCCATCTCGTACGTCGGCAAGCGCGTGGACAGCCCGTCGCTCGTCCTGCTCTCCGGCCTCATGTACATGGCCGGCCGGGTGCTGGTCTATCTGGTTCTGGGCATCCTGTTGGTGGCCAGCCTGCTGTCCGTGCCGGAACTGTCCTACTTCCTGCAGAACAACATCAATGCGGTCCTGGGACCCGTCCTGATAGTGGCAGGCCTGTTCCTGCTGGAGGTAGTGCGCCTGAAGTTCGCCGGCCCGGGCATAAGCCGGAGAATTCAGGAGCGTGTTGCCGGCTGGGGACTCTGGGGAGCCCTGTTGCTGGGGATCGTATTCGCCCTGTCGTTCTGCCCGATCTCGGCGGCGCTCTTTTTCGGGAGTCTTATTCCCCTGGCCGTCAAACAGGGATCGCGGTTCATTTTCCCGTCGTTGTATGGACTGGGGACCGGCTTTCCCGTGTTCATATTCGCCATCCTGATTGCTTTCGGGGCGCACTCCATTGGCAGGGCCTTCAACAGGCTGACCCAGTTCGAGCTCTGGGCCCGGCGGGTCACCGGTCTCGTTTTCATCGTGGTCGGCCTGTATTACACGCTCGTGTATGACTTCGGCCTGCCGCTGTAA
- a CDS encoding isochorismatase family cysteine hydrolase: MSAYVTPETLNARTTAWLEEIAPFNEHNMRLDKDTCALLVIDMQRFFLDPESPTYTCGGAAILPGVKRLVAAFRAADRPVIFTRHVHHPARLDAGIMEWWWDGMCVEGSPESELHPDVEPLAHEKIILKHRYSAFYNTDLETVLRCLNIRDLVISGIMTNMCCESTARDAYYRDYRVFFLADGTGSVNEQMHLASLLNAGFGFAYVTTVARITAQMA; this comes from the coding sequence ATGAGCGCATACGTTACCCCCGAAACGCTGAATGCACGAACAACCGCCTGGCTGGAGGAAATCGCTCCTTTCAATGAGCACAATATGCGACTGGACAAGGACACCTGCGCGCTCCTCGTTATTGACATGCAGCGGTTCTTCCTCGACCCGGAATCTCCGACGTACACCTGCGGGGGGGCCGCCATTCTGCCCGGTGTCAAACGCCTTGTGGCCGCTTTCCGAGCGGCTGACCGTCCGGTTATCTTCACGCGACACGTTCATCATCCGGCTCGACTTGATGCCGGTATCATGGAATGGTGGTGGGACGGAATGTGCGTTGAAGGTAGCCCGGAGAGCGAACTCCATCCGGACGTGGAGCCCCTGGCTCATGAGAAGATCATATTGAAACATCGATATTCGGCCTTTTATAATACTGACCTGGAAACGGTTCTGCGCTGTCTGAATATTCGAGACCTCGTTATCAGCGGTATCATGACGAATATGTGTTGTGAATCGACCGCTCGAGACGCCTATTACCGAGACTATCGGGTGTTTTTCCTGGCGGACGGGACCGGTTCCGTCAATGAGCAAATGCATCTGGCCAGCTTGCTCAATGCCGGCTTTGGCTTCGCGTATGTTACTACGGTGGCACGAATTACCGCTCAGATGGCGTGA
- a CDS encoding metalloregulator ArsR/SmtB family transcription factor — MQPRKYAHYEARARIIKAMAHPTRLFIVDELSRRERCVHELTDMIGADTSTVSKHLSVLKNAGIIEDEKRGLQVHYRLRTPCMLNFFSCVETVIKSTAKEQKALARKL, encoded by the coding sequence ATGCAGCCACGGAAATATGCCCACTATGAAGCCCGGGCCCGAATTATCAAGGCCATGGCCCACCCGACGCGGCTTTTCATAGTCGACGAACTCTCCCGCCGGGAGAGGTGCGTCCATGAGTTGACCGACATGATCGGGGCCGATACGTCAACGGTCTCCAAGCACCTTTCGGTCTTGAAGAATGCCGGCATTATCGAGGACGAAAAACGCGGGTTGCAGGTACACTACCGGCTGAGAACGCCCTGCATGCTGAATTTCTTCAGTTGCGTGGAAACCGTGATCAAGTCAACGGCGAAGGAGCAGAAGGCCCTCGCTCGCAAGCTATAG
- a CDS encoding glycosyltransferase, with amino-acid sequence MAMVLLVLAAATLPLLLAVAFELWRGNRSTGFLKDVYPQRLPSPPRVSVIIPARNEEENIEPALRSVLDQDYGNLEIIVVDDRSTDRTSAILGRLKESNLSVKLIRVDELPAGWLGKNHALQLGARQAGGALLLFTDADVVMHRSTVSRAVGYMVTHELEHLAVSPEVRMPGLLLQIYGRVFSFFFAMYARPWQARDPASRGYIGIGAFNLIRSGVYRAVGGHSAIALRPDDDMKLGQLIKQAGYRQELLFGRGLIAVPWYTSIGALARGMEKNAFAAVQYRVTGILVVTAGQLLFFVWPFLGLGLTSGITQVLNAGIVAVIVFLGWEGAPFHFGRRWHSIGFPVGTLLLVYILWRSMLKALVTREIQWRGTTYSLSELRANRVDRSSSRPDRRA; translated from the coding sequence ATGGCGATGGTTTTGCTTGTGCTCGCGGCGGCAACTCTGCCTCTACTTCTTGCCGTAGCTTTCGAATTATGGCGGGGAAACCGCTCGACGGGCTTTCTGAAGGACGTGTACCCGCAGAGGTTGCCTTCGCCTCCGCGCGTATCCGTGATCATTCCGGCACGCAACGAAGAGGAAAACATCGAACCGGCGCTGCGTTCCGTGCTCGATCAGGATTACGGAAACCTCGAGATTATAGTTGTCGATGACCGTTCGACGGACCGGACATCGGCTATTCTGGGGCGCCTCAAAGAGTCCAATCTCTCGGTGAAACTGATTCGTGTGGATGAACTTCCGGCCGGCTGGCTGGGGAAAAACCACGCTCTGCAACTCGGGGCGCGGCAGGCGGGCGGCGCACTGCTTTTGTTTACGGACGCCGATGTCGTGATGCACCGGTCCACCGTGAGCCGCGCGGTCGGGTATATGGTTACACATGAACTTGAGCATCTTGCCGTCTCGCCGGAGGTGAGGATGCCGGGCCTTCTCCTGCAGATATACGGCCGCGTTTTCAGCTTTTTCTTTGCCATGTATGCCAGGCCGTGGCAGGCCAGGGACCCCGCAAGCCGCGGTTATATCGGAATCGGCGCCTTTAACCTGATTCGTTCGGGCGTTTACCGGGCGGTCGGCGGACATTCGGCCATCGCGCTGCGGCCGGATGATGACATGAAGCTCGGCCAGTTAATCAAGCAAGCCGGGTATCGCCAGGAACTGCTCTTTGGCAGGGGCTTGATTGCCGTTCCATGGTACACGTCGATTGGTGCGCTGGCCCGCGGTATGGAGAAAAACGCCTTCGCCGCGGTGCAATACCGGGTGACGGGCATACTCGTCGTTACCGCCGGACAACTACTGTTCTTCGTGTGGCCGTTTCTGGGGCTGGGGCTGACAAGCGGCATCACGCAGGTCCTGAACGCCGGTATTGTCGCCGTGATCGTTTTCCTCGGCTGGGAGGGTGCGCCGTTCCATTTCGGCCGGCGGTGGCATAGCATCGGTTTCCCGGTCGGGACACTCCTTCTTGTATACATCCTCTGGCGATCCATGCTCAAGGCGCTGGTCACTCGGGAGATCCAGTGGCGTGGGACCACGTATTCACTGTCCGAACTGAGAGCCAACAGGGTCGACCGTAGCAGCAGCAGGCCCGACCGGCGCGCGTAA
- a CDS encoding DUF6485 family protein produces the protein MECKQQQNLDACNCSYEPCSRKGMCCDCLRYHLRSRELPACCFPDDAERTYDRSFQHFARLVAEHRL, from the coding sequence ATGGAGTGCAAACAGCAGCAGAATCTGGATGCCTGCAATTGCAGTTACGAGCCGTGCTCGCGCAAGGGTATGTGCTGCGATTGCCTGAGGTATCACCTGAGGAGCCGGGAACTGCCTGCATGTTGTTTTCCGGATGACGCTGAGCGAACGTACGATCGGTCGTTTCAGCATTTCGCGCGGCTGGTAGCTGAGCACAGATTGTAA
- a CDS encoding mechanosensitive ion channel family protein, with protein sequence MDIHAVLDRLVAWLTTTGLRIFVILVLALVATSAAKWLSRRLLTVFGKVKLDVEMQKRADTLSSMIRHLLTVTILAVALVMVLGEVGIEIGPILAAAGIVGLAVGFGAQNLVQDVISGFFILLEDQIRVGDVVQIAGKGGLVEKVNLKMTVLRDLAGNVHYVRNGHIDIVTNMTKEFSQYVFDIGIAYREDVDEVISIIKEVDAQLREDPQFRDDILRPMEVFGLDQFADSALIIKARTTTRPIKQWRIAREFNRRLKKVFEEKNIEIPFPHVTLYMGEDKQGRAAPMHVSLKRDGAGISSG encoded by the coding sequence ATGGACATTCATGCAGTGCTCGACCGGCTTGTCGCATGGCTCACCACTACCGGCCTGCGCATTTTCGTCATTCTGGTTCTCGCGCTGGTGGCGACCAGTGCGGCGAAGTGGCTGTCGCGACGGCTTCTCACTGTTTTCGGCAAGGTGAAGCTCGACGTTGAGATGCAGAAGCGCGCCGACACCCTCAGCTCGATGATACGGCACCTCTTGACGGTTACCATCCTGGCCGTGGCCCTGGTCATGGTTCTCGGAGAGGTAGGCATCGAAATCGGGCCTATTCTGGCCGCCGCCGGGATCGTCGGGCTGGCCGTCGGATTCGGCGCTCAAAACCTCGTCCAGGACGTTATCAGCGGGTTCTTTATTCTCCTTGAGGATCAGATCCGGGTGGGAGACGTCGTCCAGATCGCGGGCAAAGGCGGCCTGGTGGAGAAGGTGAACCTCAAGATGACCGTCCTGCGGGACCTGGCCGGCAACGTGCATTACGTTCGCAACGGCCACATCGACATCGTCACCAACATGACCAAAGAGTTTTCCCAGTACGTTTTTGACATCGGAATTGCCTACCGCGAGGACGTGGATGAGGTTATCTCCATCATCAAGGAAGTCGACGCACAGTTGCGGGAAGACCCGCAGTTCAGGGATGACATCCTCAGACCCATGGAGGTGTTCGGCCTTGACCAGTTCGCGGACTCGGCGCTTATCATTAAGGCCCGCACCACCACCAGGCCGATAAAGCAGTGGCGCATTGCCAGAGAGTTCAACCGGCGCCTCAAGAAGGTCTTCGAGGAAAAGAATATCGAGATCCCCTTCCCGCACGTCACCCTGTACATGGGTGAAGACAAGCAGGGCCGGGCGGCACCGATGCACGTGTCACTGAAGCGCGACGGCGCGGGCATATCATCGGGCTAA